TATCAGCAGTTGAAAGATACTCGTAACACCTATGGCTGGATCATGACGATCCTGATGCTGGTGGTGTACTACGGGTTCATCGCGCTGATCGCCTTCAATAAATCCTTCCTGGCCACGCCGTTGGGCAGCACCGGGGTGACGACGGTCGGGATTCCGATCGGTGTCGGCGTGATCCTGTTTACGATCATCATCACCGGCATCTATGTCCGTCGCGCGAACACCGAGTTCGACGCGCTCAAGGAAGAAATCATTCGGGAGGCCAAATAATGGCGAAGACCTTCAAGCAACTGGCGGCCCTGGTCGCCATGCTGGCCGCCG
This genomic window from Dechloromonas sp. ZY10 contains:
- a CDS encoding DUF485 domain-containing protein is translated as MQGNVYEKIRANPKYQQLKDTRNTYGWIMTILMLVVYYGFIALIAFNKSFLATPLGSTGVTTVGIPIGVGVILFTIIITGIYVRRANTEFDALKEEIIREAK